The DNA sequence CCAGATCGGCAGAAACCGACGTTACGTTGCCATCGAGCATCAGGTTCGGGTCATCAATGAAGGCGGGGCTGCGCACGTTGACGGCAAGCCCGGCATGCACCCGGTCGATCATCTGGGGCGCAATACGCGCCTCGACAATAATCGGCTCGTCCAGCGGCACGATGTCCAGCAACCGGGCACCGGCGGGAATGACGCCGCCTACCGTGGTCACCGCCAGATTCACCACAAATCCATCGACCGGCGCACGGATGATGGTGCGCGCCAGATCCTCGGCGGCCATGCGTTCGTGTTGTTCAAGCACCTCGACCTCGCGGGTCGTGTCGGCCAGCAGCTGCTCCACTTCGCGCTGATACTCCTGGCGTCGCTGGGTCATGCGCAGCTCGGTTTCCGCAAGATTGCTCTGCGCGGTGCTGACGTTGGCGGCCAGGCCGCTGACCGCGCCGCTCAGTTCGGCGGCGACGCCTTGCTCCTCCAGCCAGCGGTTGCGTGGCAGATAGCCCTCGCGGGCCAGATCGCCAGTCCACTTGAGCTTCTCTTCCACCAGCTTCAGTTGGGCTTTCTTGGCGGCCAGCTGGGCGCGCAAACCGCGAATCGCGTCCCTGATGGCGGTGCTGTTCTGAGTCAGGATGTCGATGTCGCCCTGCAGGGCTCTGCGGCGGGTCTCGAACAGCTGTTCCTGAAGCCGTGTTTTCTCGCGCACCTGGGGGTCGGCATCGGCAGCGGCGATGACATTGGGATGAAAAACAATCCGGTTCGCGCCCGTCTGCTCCGCTTCCAGCCGGTTCTGTTGGGTTCTCAGAGACAGATATTGCTGCCGCAGGGCTTGATGGGTGGTGCTGGCCAGGGTCGAGTCCAGGCGCAACAGAATCTGCCCGGCGGCTACTTTTTCCGCTTCACGAACCTGAATGGCGCTGACGATGCCGCCGGTCAGGTGCTGCACTAC is a window from the Immundisolibacter sp. genome containing:
- a CDS encoding HlyD family type I secretion periplasmic adaptor subunit; this translates as MNTIGKWLTDKLGTLKEPAAESSLSQAQVDIVLADVNNPARSVRRGVWLLMLGLLAFFLWALFAPLDEGVPASGIVSVDTKRKVVQHLTGGIVSAIQVREAEKVAAGQILLRLDSTLASTTHQALRQQYLSLRTQQNRLEAEQTGANRIVFHPNVIAAADADPQVREKTRLQEQLFETRRRALQGDIDILTQNSTAIRDAIRGLRAQLAAKKAQLKLVEEKLKWTGDLAREGYLPRNRWLEEQGVAAELSGAVSGLAANVSTAQSNLAETELRMTQRRQEYQREVEQLLADTTREVEVLEQHERMAAEDLARTIIRAPVDGFVVNLAVTTVGGVIPAGARLLDIVPLDEPIIVEARIAPQMIDRVHAGLAVNVRSPAFIDDPNLMLDGNVTSVSADLVVEQNDVPRHYLARVAITPEGMKTLGARVLQPGMPVEIVIKTGERTFMQYLMRPVVRRLSNAFKEA